DNA sequence from the Neomonachus schauinslandi chromosome 16, ASM220157v2, whole genome shotgun sequence genome:
CTTTCCTGTCCTAGGGATTGGATAGGATGTATCAAGGGTCGGGGAGGCTTATCTGGAGCCGCCGGTCCTCCCACCCTGGTCTGCTCCCAAGAGGCTCTGCTTCTGCCTCCACCTTCAGTCGGAGGCATGCCCTGGCCGGGGAGCCCATTGTGGTCCTTACCTCCTTTGACTTCTGTCAGCATATCTCTCCATGGAACATCGTTCTCTGTTCTCCTCCAATCTCTCTTGCTAAAACTCCTTCTTAAAATCCTTTGTGACCTCTGGCGTCTCCTCTCCCTGATGTCCACAGCTGCTCGGCGTCTCCAGCTGAGGCCACCTTCAGAGCATGGCCCGTGTCCTAAACTGAGCTCGCCTTCCCTGCTGCATTTGTGTTCCTTGTCGGGCTAAGTGTCTTCCAGACCACAGGTGGCTGTAGGCCTCCTTGATTtgcccctccctcactgcccACACCCAGTCAGCTGCTGAGCCCTGTCGGGGTTGAGCCCCTGAGTCCTTCATcagtcccttcctctctgcccccgcTCTGGGGGCCTCCAGACTGGCTTCCCCTCTGGGCTAGGCTTCACTCCCGGTCACTTTCTTCACTGCTAGCCGCAGGGGCTCATCTGAGAGTAGAGACTTCTTTTTCACACCTCTGCTTAAAAGCCTTTCCTGGCTCCTGGTGGCCTGCAGGACAGAACCTCTGCTTTCCGTATTATGATATGCAAGGACCTCGCTgggctcctgcctctccctctcccacctctttcCCTGTGGCTTACTGTGGCCTCGGCAGATCAGCTGCTCTCTCCTGAACTGGCCGTTCTCCTTGCAGGGACTGAAGGACCTAGCACGAGGCCTGACATGAAGAAGTGACTCGGGtggttgtttctttcttttttgtggtttttttgtaaagtcttttgtaattttgatgtaaaattgtaaaaattaaaatttaaaaactttttctctGTACCTTTCCAGATATAACTGGTAGAACACAGCAAAGATGTATAGAAATAACCAAAGAAAAGTTCaaggaattaaaagaagaaaatgtgtttctaagcaatgcaaatcaaaccctTACTCTTGAACTTAACCTAATAAAACAAGCAATGAAAGAACTAcaattaaaactgaaaagaacGGAAAAAGAAAACCGAAAGTTGAAAGAGCCTGAGAAAGCCTCCCCTCAGGAAGGTGGGGATAACTACACAGTTCTTTTATTAAAGGAATAAACAAGAATTcactaattttcttatttatttgaaagctaGTATTTTATGTTGTAATATTTGCTTATGTTGTTGTTGATATTGCATTATAatatttaaggttcttccattaATATCCTtgttaaaatttgattttatttgctaTATCATTATTATGCCAAAGAAATTCCAATACTTGTTTTGGTTCTTTATGCTTAGCATAGTATCTTACATACATTTCATATCAGTTTTTTATTCCCATGAACAGCATATAAAAGTGCCTcttcgtgagatcaagccccgcgttgggctctgcactctgcgtggagtctgtttgagattctctctctccctctgccctatccccccatccccactcccacacacgcacacactctctcactctctctctctctaaaataaataaatcttttagaaagtGCTGCTTTCTCCACATACTTAGCAGTGATAAGGATTACATTTTCCTTACTAATTTGACAAGCAAAAAGGTCAGGGAGGaaatcctattttaattttatttgtatttattttactattgatgagcttgagtatttttttttttttatatctttgcaggtcattttctctttcataaattttcccattttaatttgagatactgggacacctgggtggctcagttgcttaagcatctgcctttggctcaggtcatgatcccagggtcctgggattatgacctgagccaaaggcacttagcctcgtgaataaaatcttaaaaaaagaaaaaaaacgaatccttttttaaaataaataaataaataaattgatataccttgattttttttttttcttactgatttataggAGCTCTTTACATGTTAGGGATTTTGGCCCTTTTTCATGTATGTAATGGTTTCTCCATTTGTTGATAACTCAGTTAAATATAGGATATTTTTCTGTTATGACTTATGCCCTTTCAAGTCCTTTTTAACTCTAAGGTTATATAAATAATCACTAATGTTTTCTGTATACATTGATCTATTTATAATATGACGTTAAGAAAAGCATTGTAGTCTTCTTCAGACTCTGTATTTCTTGTGTTAGGCACATTTATTTCTGCAACTTTATATTATTTGTGCTATTCCTTTTTGGAATCTATTTTCTGTTATGTTTTCTAATAGGACATTATTATTCTATGGAAAAGTTCTTAGATCTaataaattttccatttatcttaTATGGCTTTCAAGGCACATACTGTATATCATCTGAGAcaatgatttttctttccaatctaaagtttgcattttattttattttatttttattatttttttagattttgtttatttgacagaaagagacacagcaggagagggaacacaagcaggggatgtgggagagggagaagcaggcttcccacggagcagggaacccaatgcagggctcgatcccaagaccctgggatcatgacctgagccaaaggcagatgcttaatgactgagccacccaggcacccctcattttattttaattgtacaTGCACAAATTTCCAAAACACTGTTGACTATTCAGTGTTAAAGAATACTTAGTAACTTTTATTCATTAATATCTATACAATCTGTCCTCCACTGGTTCTATGAGCCCAAAAGGGGAAAATAGGTCAGATGATTggcaatttatataaaatcttgaTCATTTTGGTGTAAGTTCTtctaatactaatttttttttttttttcagtagttgCTGCCCCTGAGCTACTTTATCTAAGAAAACAAGCTCAAGAACTGGTGGATGAAAATGATGGGTTAAAAATGACTGTCCATCGTTTAAATGTAGAATTGAGTAGATATCAGACAAAATTCAGGCATTTGTCCAAGGAAGAGgtaatgttttcaattttaaaatgtcagttttctgattttttaggCTTTACTGTTGAATTGCTTTCTAATCTTGAAGGGTtcgtatttattattatttggcaTAAAAAAAAGCACATGCAAAACACAGTCTTTCTGGGGACCTTTCTGTGTCCTtctttcatctcttccttcccttccccctttctcaAAAGCAATAAAGACtctttgtaaaacaaacaaaacctgggAACAATACAGAAGTATATAAAGTTAAGGAGTAAAAGTCCATGTCAGCGGCTCCATTCTTAGTCCTGTTCCTCAAGGGTATAGCTGTTGTTTGTTGGTGTACCTACTTTAGAAAGAAAGCAGACTAGTTTTCACAGGCCCCCCAAATCACCTAGCTCTCATAGCCAGTGGGACTTCAGTTCATGATTCCCACAGGACtagcaaacaaagaagcagtttTGCAACAGGCGTGGGAGCACCCCTCTGTGGCCCCACACTGGGTTCAGCATAGGGGGAGCAAGCAGGAACACCCATGTCCTACTTTTTTTCCCTGGAAGGGGTTTGACTGCATACTTtcccagctgctgcctgaggtCTGGTTTCCAAGCAGCCTGCATCTAGGAGCTGAAGACAGTCTTCCCTTTCGGGAAAGTAATGAGTTCTGGTACACCCTCAACTACTGGGAGCCACTAAGAACGAGGACAGTGGCTTAAACAGTCACAGATGTTTGAGAGGCAACCAGGAGCTCAGGCCGGGCTGATTGATGAGGCTCATTCATCTCTTAAGGAGACCAGTCTGTCAAAACTGGGAGAGGTGGGCTGTTTTTCCTAATGCACCAACACAGAAAGTCAAGGAAAATGCAGGAAAAGGGGAGTGTGTTCCAAACAAAAAGATCAGAAACTGATTTTAATGAAGTACAGATAAGTGATTTACTCAATAGAGAGTTCAAAATaacagtcataaagatgctcaccgaGGTCAAGAGAGCATGAAccaagtgagaatttcaacagagatagaaaaactaaaaagtaccaaacagaaatcataGAGCTAAAGACTATACCACCTCAACCGAAAAATTCAACAGAGGGGTTCAACCACAAACTAGAGCAAGTGGAAGAAAGAATCCATGAATTgaagacagggcagtggaatTCATCTgctcagagaagcaaaaagaaactgaaaaagagtGGTGGGCCACTATCAAGTGGATtacaggggtcccagaaggaggagattgagaaaggggcagaaagcttatttaagaAGTAAGggctacaggggcacctgggtggctcagtcattaagcttctgccttcagctcaggtcatgatcctagagtcctgggatcaagccccacatcaggctccccggtccacgggaagcctgcttctccccctcccaccctccctgcttgtgttccctctcttgctgtgtctctctcttgtcaaataaacaaaatctttaaaaaaaaaaaaaaaaaagaagtaagggcTACAAATTTCTTTtacctggggaaagaaacagacatccagatctagGAAGTtcagagagttccaaataagaagAACCCAAAGACACCCACATCAAAACACATTATAATTTAATAAcacatataatttaataattgtcaaaagttaaagacaaggaaacaatcttaaaagcagcaagagaaaaacaacttattACACACAAAGGAACTCCCATAggactatcagcagatttttcagcagcaACTTTACAGGCCGGAAGGGAGTAGtggtatattcaaagtgctaaaaacagaaacaaaaaaactgccaaccaagaataacTGACAAAGCTATCCTTCCAAAATGAAGGACagagagttttccagacaagcataagctgaaggagttcatcaccactaaaccggCCTTAAAGAGACTTCTCTAAGCTAAAATGAACAGGCAAGTTAATAATAAGAAAACGTAAGAGAACTAATAAATTAATCCAACAAATttgcaggataaaaaaatcaatatacaaaaatcagcttTGTTTCTagacactaacaacaaactattggaaaaaggaattaggaaaaaaaatttcatttataatagcatcaaagagaataaaatactttggaataaatctacaaaggaggtaaaagatctgtacaccaaaaaagtaaataaataaaacactgatgaaagaaattgaagaagacacaaataaatggaaagattttctgtgctcatagattggaaagaatattattaaaatgtccatactactcaaagtaATCTACATATTCAGTGCAGTCCtttcaaaatcccaatggcatttttcacagaaatagataaaacaatcctaaaatttgtatggaatcacaaaagaccctgaatagccaaagcaatcttgagaaggaagaacaaagctggagacctcacacttcctgattttaagctattacaaagccatagtaagcAAAAACAGCATGATACcggcataaaaacaaacagaccaatggaacagaatttagggtctagaaataaacccatgcatatatacttactttatttttgacaaaggagccaagaatatagtatgaggaaaagacagtctcttcaataaatgatggaaaaactggatgtccacatgcaaaagaatgaaactggacccctatcttacactgCACCCCAAAATCAACTGGAAATGAATTAAGGACTTGAGTGTAAGACccgaaatcataaaactccttgacatccgtcttttttttttttttttttgagagagagagagtgagcaccagtttggtggggggggttgctggtggcagaggcaggaggagcagactgcctgctgagcagggagctcgacgtggggctcaattccaggacactgggaccatgacctgaaccaagggcagacgcttaactgacagagccacccaggcgccccttgacatcAGTTTTGATggtgattttttggatttgacaccaaaagtgaTGGcactgaaagcaaaaataaaccaatgGGGCTCATCAAACTTCTCAGCAAAGGTaaccatcatcaaaatgaaaaggcagcttatggaaggggagaaaacatttgcaaaccacatgTCCAGTAatggattaatatccaaaaaatacaaggaactcatacaattcaatagcacaaaaataaataactcaatttaaaaatgggcaacagacctaaatagccatttttccaaagaagacctacagatgaccaacaggtgctcaacatcattaatcagcaaggaaatgcaaattaaaatcataatttgctgtcacctcatacccattagcatgtctgttattaaaaagagaagaggtagcaagtgttggtgagggtgtggagaaaaggagcCCTCgcacactgtcggtgggaatgcaagctggtgcagcccctgtggaagacagtgtggaggttcctcaagaaattagaaacagAACTACCATCTATTGAGCAATTCCGTTTCTGGGTAGATGTCCAGAGGAAACAagatcactatcttgaagagatggCTGTAATTGTATGTTTGttgaaacattatttacagtagccaaggtAGGGAAACAGCCCACATGTCTgccagcagatgaatggataaagaaaatgtgatgtatatACAAAAAAGTGattgatatatatgtaatgtggtgtatatacatacagtggactATTACTCTGCCTTAAAAGAGAAGGTAgtactgtcatttgcaacaacacagatgaacgtGGAGGgcaataagccagacaaagacagacaaatactgaatagtatcacttatatgtggaatcttaaaaaaaaaaaaaaaaagtcaaacttacaGAAACAGTACGGTGGTGGTTGCCATGGGCTGGGGGGTGGAGAAAATAGGGACAGGCTGGGGTACACACTTTCAGTTATGAGTAAGATCTGAGGATTAATGTAAAACGTGATGATTATACTTGATCATGCTGTAtcgtataattgaaatttgctaagagagtagaacttaaatgttctctctctcttttttaaaggtaaatatgtgaggtgatgggtgtgtACTTAGCTTGGTGGTGGGAGTGCTTTCACAATGTAGGCATAtatagagagaagaaagcagactAGTTTTTACTTTAGAAGAGGTATTACAGAATTCAGTTCAATAAACTCACCGAGCAAACCACTGTGAGGAATAACAAGAGGAGCCAGAAGGTCAGGTTCTTGCTCTTAGAGAGTAGTGCATGtgaggaatggggggggggggggggggggggggggcatctgaCATGTCAGGATACACAGCTGACTGGCTCCTGCTGGGATCAAGCTGGGAAGCCGGGGCCACATCTGTTCTCACGTGGCTCCTGGGAATTCAAGGCAGCTTCAAGAGCTTCTGATTTTAAAGTAGGacttaagtttaaatttttaaataacagcattgagatgtaattcacatattcaattcacccatttaaagtgcacagttcagtgatTTTTACAGTCTTCACAGAACCATGCAACCATCACTGCAGTCAGTTGTAAAACAAGTTCCTCACAACAAGAAATTTCCTAcctgttagcagtcactcctcattttcccccaccccctgcattgGCTCCTGCAACCACGaagctactttctgtctctatggatttgcctgttctgaacaTTTCACATCAATAAGATCGtacaacatgtggtcttttgtgactgacctcttttaatataatataatgtttttttaaccacagcaaaaaaattaaagttcttgGGGTCACATGATCCAAAACAAGCTTCCTAGGCCAGGGCCTTCTGCAGGGCTGTGGGTGAGCCAGTTCTCTTTAAAAAGGATACAGACAGGCAGGCCCAGTGACAGGCCACTGCTTTCCCACACCGTTCTGCCTTGTGCAAATGCCACATTCTCTGTGACAGCCTTCCCTGATCACTCCAGTCAGATatgatctctctccctcaaatcaTCGCAGACTTTTGTTTGTACAGCTCTTAAGGCAGCTAGAACATTCTATCCTGTACTGTGTTTTTGTGTGTAGTATATTATGTTCATTTGTGTGAGAAGACACACCTGTTGTTAGATCATAAAATCACGGCAAACCATTGTGTTGTCATGTCCATAATGACTTAGAGAGTTCTCActgtttgctgaatgagtgatGAGATGAGGTTTTAAGGTGAATGTGTTACAAGGTTTTTCTTGAAGGAAGAATTATTCCATCAGGGCCATTGCTTCTGGGCCTGATGGAATATAACTGCTACCAGGCTGGCCCTCGTACTGTAAACGACTCGAAAACTAGACAGAACACATATTAATACTATTGACAGATGGCAGGTGGcatggtgaccttgggcaggagAAAGATAAATAGGTGAGCCTTCTGTTGTTTGCCTCTGCCTTCAGTCTGTAGACAGTCTCTTCACAGGGCAGGGTGGAGCACCCGAAGCAGATTAGTATTCAACAAAAGAGAAGGATGAAACTCCTTGAGGCCAGGCAGAAAACAAGTTCAGGGAGCCGTGAGCCAAACAGTCAGCACTGGGAGACCTGTGGCTTGACAGCAAGGGAGAGAACTTGTGGAACTCTGCAGCCTGAGGAAAGAGCCCAGAAGGACCGTGCCTTGGTAGCTGGCTCGCCTAGCCTCTCAGTAAAGGTCACTACAGACCCACCCTCAGCAGGTAAAAAGTGAGCCTCAAAAGCATCAAGTTGATCCATGAGCAATGTACGAGCCTacaaagaagaagggaaaaaaacaaaaaagcccacactctttaaaggaagacaacaaaatcCAGACCCTCCCACATATAACATTGCAAGAGTTCAGCATTCAATAAACAATAACTAGATATGTTCCAGATTTAAAAAGACTGCAAAGACTTGACAACTAAATACAACATATAATACTGGATTGGATCTTTGACcagaaaaggacattagtgggaaaataggcaaaattttaatatagtctAGATTAGATTATAGTATTGCATCAGTGTTGATTTCCTGGTTTTTATGATGTTACTGTGGTGGAGTAAATGaatgtttttaggaaatatacaCTGAAGTATTTCGAGGAAGAAGGGCATTATGTCTGCAAGTTACTctcaaacatttcagaaaaaattgtttatatatatatatatatatatatgtgcatgcatgtctAAGGcttatttgcaacaacatggatggagctagagggtataataatgctaagcaaaataagtcagagaaatacaattaccatatgatttcactcatgtggaatttaagaaacaaaacaaacgagcaaagggaaaaaagggagagagagacaacccaaaaaacagactcttaactatagagaacagactggtggttcccagaggggtgggggatgggtgaaacaggtgaaggggattaagcactgagtaatgtatagaattattgaatcactgtattgtacccctgaaactaatataatactgtgttaactacactggacttaaaattaaaaacttccttAAAGAGTGGCGGGAAAATCGGGTCCTGAGGCTGCATCTTTCCGCCCCAGACAATTCCTCTTTGCACCGGAGGAATTGGAGAATGGAGAAGCAACCCAGAGAGCAAGCGGTCACCGAGCCCGCGGACTCTGGAGCGGGAGGCGAGGAAGGCGGGTCACCACAGGTCGCCGGCGCCCAGACAGCGCGTCCCGAGGACCGCTTGACCCTGCTGCTCAGGCTGAGAGCACAGACAAAACAACAGCTCTTGGAATATAAATCAGTAGTTgatgcaaatgaagaaaaaactcCAGAACAAATCATGCAAGATAAGCAAATTGAAGCTAAAATTGAAGACCtggaaaatgaaattgaagatgtgaaaattgcttttgaaataaaaaaacttgCATTAGACAGGATGCAACTTTCGactgcacttaaaaaaaacctgGAGAAGATTAACCCCAAGACTAGTGTGCTCATGGATAACATGAAACACGTATTAAAGctaaacaaattaataatgaaatCACAACAGGAATCTTGGGATTTGGAGGAAAAACTACTTGATGTTAGAAAGAAGAGATTACAACCTCATTTTAGGAAGTAAAGCCAATTGGGCAGAGGATTCTGCCTTTAAGGAAACTGTTCTACAGCTTGAGAAGAATCTCACCATGATGTAATAAgaattctgttttgttattttttgtttcagtctttaatatgtcatttaaatagcgaatttaaagtaaaatttttatttagtgtttctGGAACTAATATTGCAAAGTTTTTGTAGCTTAACactataacatggaatttgtTCTTTCAACTATGTTAATTAAAGTGACTGGCATTCTCTAAAAGAATCTGAAAGTCTTAGCCTTGCAAGGGCCCCGAAAGACATCTAATCTAGCTTTCCACTGAATGTGGACATTTTTTCTACAACATTTCTGGCCGTCCCAACTCTTATTtggaatacttctttttttccttttcttttcttttttcatttctctttcctccttcctccctccctccctccctccctttccttctttctttttctttctttctttctttcttcctttcctttcctttcctttcctttcctttcctttcctttcctttctttctttctttctttctttctttctttcgttctttcgttctttcgttctttcgttctttcgttctttcgttctttctttagttctttctttagttctttctttcgttctttcgttctttctttcaagtttttatttaaattccggttagttaacatacagtgtaatattagtttcaggagtagaatttagtgattcatcacttacatatgacaCCCCAGTGctaatcacaagtgtcctcaatacccttcacccatttaacccatccctccacccccattaTTTGGAATACTTTTGTGCATTTGTCAGTCaactaaaatattagaaaaattagaaaagggtATCCACATCTTGATGTGTTTTCAACTATCAGttgtattttattgaaataaatctcattttagttttatctcaacacacacaaaaaaaacaaaaaacttccttaaaaaaaggaatatctaAGGCCTCAACTTTCAGAAGAAGCATTGTTTAATTTgccttcatttgtgtttttttcttagaCTTTAAATATTGATGGCCTCCCATCAAAGGGCCCGACACCACCCTGGTTGGTAAGTAAAAGTTACTTAATTTCAGGCCCATATTTTCTGTGCTATaattaaatacttattaaaaaccACTCCAAATGAAGTAAATTTTCTTAGCTTTTGAAAAATGTGCAGATTGTATTCAGATGTAAGACCTAAGTTAACCTTCTTTATTCCATTATGTTCAGTTGGATATAAAGTACCTGTCACCCTTGTTACTTGCCTATGAAGACCGAATGAAAGAGAAGGATGAGCTCAATGCCACCCTTCAGGTAAGCTGGCAGATGTCTCAGGACAAGgtttataaaaaataagactgtttaaaactttaaagaaacattttaaagataggtTTAAAGTAGATGTGCACAACATCTACTATGTTCTCaaatgtgggagggagggaaggaagggagggagggagggaaggaagggaggaggggagggagggaaggaagagagggagggaggagggaaggaagagagggaggaaggagggaagggagggaggaaggaacggaggaggggagggagggaaggaagggaggaaggaaagaaagagcacagtggtacaggtgggtgggagagaagaaaggagagaaggagagaaggaaggaggccgGGAGGGAGGGGTCAGTGGAGCAGAAAGCGTGCAACGGGATAGATGGGAGAGGTGTGCAGGGATGGGATGGTGCTGCATCGGAAGCTCAGATTTCCCAGGCAGGCAGCCCCGTGTGGGCTGGGCTCTTGGGGTACAGACAGGACGGCAGTGGGGGACGCTCCTTTCCTGATGCTCTGCAGCTGCAAACTCTACTGTAGAAGGGACGATCAGGCAGACATGGGAAGGTAGTAAGCAGTGATGTTTTAGGCAGACTTAAATGCTTCATAGTTCTCTGAAGAGCTGACCCCAGGGAAGTCCAGTTCTGTTGGTAGTGGTGAGGGTGCCAGGTTTTGTTGATTCTGCCTTGTTCACCTCTGTTTCATGGGAATGGCCTCTGGCAGCAGAGCTCACTCTCATTACACAGGTGGACAAGGCTACATGGGTGTGATAGATATGTCCCATCCTTTCCCTACTGCTCATGTAAGTGGCCAGAGAT
Encoded proteins:
- the LOC110590291 gene encoding centromere protein H-like, which produces MEKQPREQAVTEPADSGAGGEEGGSPQVAGAQTARPEDRLTLLLRLRAQTKQQLLEYKSVVDANEEKTPEQIMQDKQIEAKIEDLENEIEDVKIAFEIKKLALDRMQLSTALKKNLEKINPKTSVLMDNMKHVLKLNKLIMKSQQESWDLEEKLLDVRKKRLQPHFRK